Below is a genomic region from Actinomadura sp. NAK00032.
AGGCGGCGGAGGTCGAGCGGGCGGCCGGCGGGCACCTGCCGGCCGCGATGCGCTGGCTCGCCGAGGTGATGGAGGTGACGCAGCTCCAGTCGGAGATCTCCGAGGCGATGGGCCGCATCACCGCGCTGCTGGACTCGGCCCGCCAGTACTCCCAGCTCGACCGCGCCCCCTACGGGCGGGCCGACCTGCGCGAGCTGCTGGACAGCACGCTGACGATGCTGAAGCGCAAGATCGGGCCGGACGTGACCGTGAAGCTCGACTACGACGCGGACCTGCCGCCCGTGCCGGTGTTCGCGGCGGAGCTGAACCAGGTCTGGACGAACCTGATCGTCAACGCGCTCTACGCGATGCAGGGCGCGGGCACGCTGACGCTCCGGACCGCGCGCGTGAACGACCACGCGCTCGTGGAGATCGGCGACACCGGGACCGGCATCCCCGACGAGGACGTCGACCGGATCTTCACGCCGTTCTTCACCACCAAGCCGGTCGGGCAGGGCACCGGGCTCGGCCTCGACATCTCCTGGCGCATCGTCGCCGACCGCCACGGCGGCGACATCACGGTGGCGTCGTCCCTGCCGGGCGACACCCGCTTCCAGGTCCTCCTCCCGCTCACCGAGCCCGCCGCCGAGAACTCCGGCGACGAGCCCGGCGGCGGGTCAGGCGATGAGTCCGGTGCGGGCTCCGCCGGGTAGGGCGGCGCGGGCTACTCGAAGAGGTCGGGCTGCTCGCGGGTGATCTGGTCGTAGAGCGGCTGGTAGTTGATCCAGCCGACCAGGTCGTTGCCGATCTGCTCGTGGGTGAGGGCGGCGTTGTCGTGCTCGATGGGGACGACCTGCCCGGCGGCCTTGGCGAGCAGCTGCACCTGGCAGGAGCGCTCCATCGTGATGAACCACCAGGCCGCGGCGTCCACGGTGTCGCCGACGGTGAGCAGCCCGTGGTTGCGCAGGATGACGGCCTTGTGCCCGCCGAGGGCGGCGGCGATGCGCTTGCCCTCCTCCAGGTCGGTGACGACGCCGGTGTAGTCGTCGAACAGGCCGTGGTCCTGGTAGAACGCGCACACGTCCTGCGTGATCGGCTCCAGCTTCTGCCCGAGCGCCGACATCGCGCGGCCGTAGGTGGAGTGGCTGTGCGCGGCGGCGACCACGTCCGGGCGGGCCTGGTGCACCTGCGAGTGGATCGCGAACGCGGCCTCGTTCACCGGGTAGCGGCCCTCGACGACCTTGCCCTCGTGGTTCACCAGGATCAGGTCGCTGACCTTGATGTGCTTGAACGACATCCCGAACGGGTTGACCCAGAAGTGGTCGGTGCGCTCGGGGTCGCGGGCGGTGATGTGGCCCGCCACGCCCTCCTCGAACCCGAACTTGCCGAAGATCCGCAGCGCGGCGGCCAGCCGCTCCTTGCGGTGCCGGCGCTCGTCCGCGACGTCGTCGAACGCGGGCGGCAGCCGGAAGATCAGGTCGGTCGGCAGCTTCTCCAGGAACTCGTCCTCGTCGGACATCGGGGCCTCCTCGCCTCAGCCTGCCCCCACCGAACACCATCGGGCGGCGGCCCGGCTAGACCGGCGGCGCCCAAGCCCCGCGGGGCCGGTTGTCCGGACGGGACAACGGGGGAGCAGAATGTGGGGATGGAGCCCGGCGCGGGCGACCGGTTCCTCCGGTTGCTGATCGAGCACGGCGACGACCCGGCGCTGCTGGAGGCGACGGTGCGCGCCGCCCGCGGCCGGTCGGAGCTGGTGGCGGCGCTGCCCGAGGAGGAGACCCGGCGGCACACCCGCGCGCTCGTGCGCGGCGTCGTCTCCGCGCTGCGCGGCGGCGGCCCGAGCGAGGAGGTGCTCGCGGCGGCGGCGCGGCTCGGCTCGGACCGGGCCCGGCAGGGGGTGCCGGTCGAGGCGTTCCTGGACGGCTTCCAGGCGGGCCGCGCCCACCTCGTCCGGACGGTCGTCGCCGGGGGCCGCCGGTTGGGCGTCCCCGACGCCGAGCTGCTGGACGGGGTGACCCGCATCGACGAGATCACCACGGCGCTCGTCCACCGGATGGTGCAGGCGCACCGGGTCGCCGAGCTGGAGCTGGCCCGCACCGCGCGGGAGACTCGGGTCCAGATGCTCCGGCGGCTGCTGCACGGCGAGGCGGTCGCGGTCCGCGCGCCGCTCGACCCGGCCGCCGCGTACCACTGCGTGGTGTCGGACGTGAGCGATCCCGAGGTGGCGGCGCGGCTGGAGGAGGAGCTGACCGCCGCGGCGCCCGGCCTGTGCGGGCTCGTGGACGGCCGGTTCGCCGCGCTGGTGCCGCGCCTGCCGGACCCGGTGCCGCCGGGCCCGCTGCTGGTGGCCGCCCCGCCCGCCCCGCCCGCCGGGGTCGCGCCGATGTACGGGCTCGGGCGCCGCGCGCTGCGGGCGGGCGCCGCCGCGGGCCTCACCGGGATGCGGGAGCTGGCCGACCTGGCGCTGCTCACCGTCACCGCGGCCGAGCCGGAGCTCGGCGGGCTGCTGGCGGCTGCGCTGCTGACCGGGCTGGACCCGGGCGACCCCTTCCACCGGGAGCTGGCCGAGACGGCGCTGGCCTACCTCGACCACGGCGGCCGGATCGGCCCCGCGGCGGCGGCGCTGCACGTCCACGGCAATACGGTGAAGTACCGGATCCGCCGCTTCCAGCAGCTGACCGGGCGGCCGCTGCTGGACCCGGCGGGCGGCGCGGCGGTGGCGCGGACCGCGAACCGGTGGTGGGCGCTGCACCGCTGGCTCGCCGATGCCCGACCATGATGGAGCGAGGAGAACGGAGACACGGGTGAACGCACCGAGGATCGGCGCCGTGCTGTGGCCCATGCGGTCGTGGCCGGAGGCGGGGGAGCCGTGGCGGCGCGCCGAGGAGCTGGGGTTCCGGCACGCCTGGGTGTACGACCACCTGGCCTGGCGGGGCGCGACGCCCTGGTACGACGCGTACACGACGCTGGCCGCGGCCGCCGCGGTCACCTCCCGGGTCCGGATCGGCACGCTGGTGACCTCGCCGAACTTCCGGCATCCCGTCCCCACCGCGCACGCGATCAAGACGATCGACCATGTGAGCGGGGGCCGGCTGACCGTGGGGATCGGGTCGGGCGGGACGCACCGCACCAGCGACGCCGGCGTCCTCGGCGGGCCCGAGTGGTCCCCGGACGAGCGCGCGTCCCGGTTCGCCGAATGGGTGGAGCTGCTCGACCGGCTGCTGACGGGGCCGCGCACGACCTTCGAGGGGGCGTACTACAGTGCGCGGGAGGTCGTCGAGGAGCCCGGCTGCGTCCAGCGCCCCCGGGTGCCGTTCCTCATCGCGGGGAACGGGCCGCGCGGGATGCGCGTCGCGGCCCGGCACGGCACGGGCTGGGTGACCAGCGGCCACGCCGAGGGCAGGGAGCCGCAGGAGGTGGTCCGGTCGCGGCTCGCCGCACTGAAGGCGGCCTGCGACGAGGAGGGCCGCAAGCTCGACGACCTCGTCCTCATGACGGGCTTCACCGGGGAGCCGTGGCTGGCCTCGCCCGGCGCGTTCGCCGACCTCGCGGGCCGCTACGCGGAGCTGGGCGTCACCGAGATCGCGCTGCACTGGCCGCGCCCCGGCACGCGGTTCGACGCGGACATGAAGGTGTTCGAGGCCGTCGCCGCCGAGTACGGCGAGCGGCACTGATGCCGTTCGTGCTGCTGGCGTTCGCGATCGCGTTCGAGGTGACGGCCACGCTGGCGATGCGGGCCTCCGAGGGGTTCACCCGGCTGTGGCCGTCGCTGATCGTCGTGGCCGGGTACCTGGTCTCGTTCGCCTTCATGGCCAAGGCGCTGACGTCGCTGAACGTGGGCCCGGTCTACGCGATCTGGTCCGCGCTCGGCACGATCGGCGCGTTCGCGGGCGGCGTGCTGCTGTTCGGCGAGCAGCTCAAGCCGCTCACGGTCGCCGGCGCGGTGATCATCGTGATCGGGGTCGTCGTGATGAACCTCGGCGGCGGGGTGCACCAGGGCTGACCCCGCCCGGCCCGCCCGTGCCCCGGGTCAGGCGGGCTCGGCGAGGGTGGTGGTGCGCTGCTGCTCCAGCTGGCCGCCGACCAGCTCGGTCGGCGTGCAGCCCGACAGGGCGCGGAACTCGCGGTTGAGGTGCGCCTGGTCGTAGTAGCCGCAGGCGGCCGCGGCGTCGGCGAACGCGGCGCCGCCGGCCAGCAGCTCGACGGCGCGCCGGAACCGCAGCACCCGCGCCATCACCTTGGGCGGCA
It encodes:
- a CDS encoding LLM class flavin-dependent oxidoreductase; its protein translation is MNAPRIGAVLWPMRSWPEAGEPWRRAEELGFRHAWVYDHLAWRGATPWYDAYTTLAAAAAVTSRVRIGTLVTSPNFRHPVPTAHAIKTIDHVSGGRLTVGIGSGGTHRTSDAGVLGGPEWSPDERASRFAEWVELLDRLLTGPRTTFEGAYYSAREVVEEPGCVQRPRVPFLIAGNGPRGMRVAARHGTGWVTSGHAEGREPQEVVRSRLAALKAACDEEGRKLDDLVLMTGFTGEPWLASPGAFADLAGRYAELGVTEIALHWPRPGTRFDADMKVFEAVAAEYGERH
- a CDS encoding class II aldolase/adducin family protein; protein product: MSDEDEFLEKLPTDLIFRLPPAFDDVADERRHRKERLAAALRIFGKFGFEEGVAGHITARDPERTDHFWVNPFGMSFKHIKVSDLILVNHEGKVVEGRYPVNEAAFAIHSQVHQARPDVVAAAHSHSTYGRAMSALGQKLEPITQDVCAFYQDHGLFDDYTGVVTDLEEGKRIAAALGGHKAVILRNHGLLTVGDTVDAAAWWFITMERSCQVQLLAKAAGQVVPIEHDNAALTHEQIGNDLVGWINYQPLYDQITREQPDLFE
- a CDS encoding helix-turn-helix domain-containing protein, with amino-acid sequence MEPGAGDRFLRLLIEHGDDPALLEATVRAARGRSELVAALPEEETRRHTRALVRGVVSALRGGGPSEEVLAAAARLGSDRARQGVPVEAFLDGFQAGRAHLVRTVVAGGRRLGVPDAELLDGVTRIDEITTALVHRMVQAHRVAELELARTARETRVQMLRRLLHGEAVAVRAPLDPAAAYHCVVSDVSDPEVAARLEEELTAAAPGLCGLVDGRFAALVPRLPDPVPPGPLLVAAPPAPPAGVAPMYGLGRRALRAGAAAGLTGMRELADLALLTVTAAEPELGGLLAAALLTGLDPGDPFHRELAETALAYLDHGGRIGPAAAALHVHGNTVKYRIRRFQQLTGRPLLDPAGGAAVARTANRWWALHRWLADARP
- a CDS encoding multidrug efflux SMR transporter, which translates into the protein MPFVLLAFAIAFEVTATLAMRASEGFTRLWPSLIVVAGYLVSFAFMAKALTSLNVGPVYAIWSALGTIGAFAGGVLLFGEQLKPLTVAGAVIIVIGVVVMNLGGGVHQG